In one window of Nocardia brasiliensis DNA:
- a CDS encoding class I SAM-dependent methyltransferase, whose product MTDIEEVLGRLRRYPDVEALNLYAVDAADRLILDVAADALTTEDSGKIAVIGDAYGALTIGAIAAHDLRAVRVHQDLLTGELALANNARALGFADRYTAHPLGAGLLDGVRVVLLRLPRALAGLSEVADAIARYADPEVVVFAGGRDKYLTKSMNEVLAQSFSEVRASRGRQKSRTLLVTGPKPVGSPPFPVRDRLDDLDIDVVAHGAAFSGARLDIGTRFLLQHLKWMKPDAREAIDLGCGTGILAVALAKARPAIKVVGTDQSAAAVASARATVVVNEVADRVSVVRDDAMSSAAANSADLVLCNPPFHVGAAVHTGSAIKMFAETGRVLRPGGELWTVFNSHLNYRGVIERMVGHTDVVGRNRKFTVTRSVRGLHDAQQR is encoded by the coding sequence GTGACAGATATCGAGGAGGTACTCGGCCGGCTGCGGCGGTATCCGGACGTGGAGGCGCTAAACCTCTACGCCGTCGATGCCGCCGATCGGCTGATCCTCGACGTCGCCGCCGATGCGCTGACCACTGAAGATAGCGGAAAGATAGCTGTCATCGGTGACGCGTACGGCGCGCTGACCATCGGTGCCATCGCGGCACACGACCTGCGCGCGGTCCGGGTGCATCAGGATCTGCTCACCGGCGAGCTGGCGCTGGCCAACAATGCCCGCGCGCTCGGTTTCGCCGACCGCTACACCGCGCACCCGCTCGGCGCCGGGCTGCTCGACGGCGTGCGCGTGGTCCTGCTGCGCCTGCCCCGGGCGCTGGCCGGGCTGTCCGAGGTGGCCGACGCCATCGCGCGCTACGCCGACCCCGAGGTGGTGGTCTTCGCGGGCGGGCGGGACAAGTACCTGACCAAATCGATGAACGAGGTTCTGGCGCAGTCGTTCTCCGAGGTGCGGGCCAGTCGTGGCCGGCAGAAGTCGCGCACGCTGCTGGTCACCGGGCCGAAGCCGGTGGGCAGTCCGCCGTTTCCGGTCCGGGATCGGCTCGACGATCTCGACATCGATGTGGTCGCCCACGGCGCCGCCTTCTCCGGCGCGCGCCTGGACATCGGCACGCGGTTCCTGCTCCAGCACCTGAAGTGGATGAAACCCGACGCCCGTGAGGCGATCGACCTCGGCTGCGGCACCGGGATACTGGCCGTCGCGCTGGCGAAGGCGCGGCCCGCCATCAAAGTGGTCGGCACCGATCAGTCGGCCGCGGCGGTGGCCTCGGCGCGGGCGACGGTGGTCGTCAACGAGGTCGCCGATCGGGTGAGCGTGGTGCGCGACGACGCGATGTCCTCGGCCGCGGCCAACAGTGCGGACCTGGTCCTGTGCAACCCGCCCTTCCACGTCGGCGCCGCCGTGCACACCGGATCGGCGATCAAGATGTTCGCCGAGACCGGCCGGGTGCTGCGGCCAGGCGGCGAGCTGTGGACGGTGTTCAACTCCCATCTGAACTACCGTGGGGTGATCGAGCGGATGGTCGGCCACACCGATGTGGTCGGCCGCAACCGCAAATTCACGGTCACTCGGTCCGTGCGTGGTCTGCACGACGCGCAGCAGCGGTAG
- a CDS encoding AMIN-like domain-containing (lipo)protein, giving the protein MRNRTVLTVAAVAVLLGGCADDGSTTDTPAAGSSTTGTLAEAPQVPRDALPKRGTASNDAGLTVTGIRIGHQPGFDRVVYDLGGKGTPGWIVQYTDRAVQDGSGKPIDVAGTAILEVQILGSAYPFDSAVTPYAGPDPATDPSAPGIAGVYRTTVFEGTTQSFIGVRADRPGFSVSTLSNPTRLVIDIATPKS; this is encoded by the coding sequence ATGCGCAACAGGACGGTGTTGACGGTCGCCGCGGTGGCGGTGCTGCTCGGGGGCTGCGCCGACGACGGCTCCACCACGGACACCCCTGCCGCAGGCTCCTCGACCACCGGCACCCTCGCCGAAGCGCCGCAGGTCCCCCGTGACGCGCTGCCCAAGCGCGGCACCGCGTCCAATGACGCGGGCCTCACGGTGACCGGCATCCGGATCGGGCACCAGCCCGGTTTCGACCGCGTGGTCTACGACCTCGGCGGCAAGGGCACGCCGGGCTGGATCGTGCAGTACACCGACCGGGCCGTACAGGATGGCAGCGGCAAGCCGATCGACGTCGCGGGCACCGCCATCCTCGAGGTGCAGATCCTCGGGTCGGCGTATCCGTTCGACAGCGCGGTCACCCCGTACGCGGGCCCGGACCCGGCGACCGACCCGAGCGCCCCCGGCATCGCCGGTGTCTATCGGACCACCGTGTTCGAGGGCACCACCCAGTCGTTCATCGGTGTCCGGGCCGACCGGCCCGGGTTCTCGGTCAGCACGTTGAGCAACCCGACGCGCCTGGTCATCGACATCGCCACCCCGAAGTCGTAG
- a CDS encoding DUF6153 family protein, with product MVERHLPLRAPGLTRALGVLVLLAGILTMHTAVFAMPAHGHAQGHSAPAHGGSAPTMPGNGPVAMVAVPAPRSTTPDHTAAGAHGTSGPDCGGPGCSGTHGAMHGCVFILAAIALLLALVVLYRLALDRSGNAVTPPRHRRPRRERAPPWTVLSLAELSILRI from the coding sequence GTGGTCGAACGGCACCTCCCGCTGCGCGCACCCGGGCTCACCCGGGCGCTCGGCGTGCTGGTCCTGCTGGCCGGAATCCTCACCATGCACACCGCGGTCTTCGCCATGCCCGCTCACGGGCATGCCCAAGGCCACAGCGCGCCTGCGCACGGCGGGTCGGCGCCCACGATGCCGGGTAACGGTCCCGTCGCCATGGTGGCCGTGCCAGCACCGCGGTCGACTACCCCGGACCACACCGCCGCCGGTGCACACGGCACGAGCGGACCCGATTGCGGGGGCCCGGGGTGCTCCGGCACGCACGGCGCTATGCACGGCTGCGTGTTCATCCTGGCCGCCATCGCGCTGCTGCTCGCCTTGGTCGTGCTCTACCGCCTGGCGCTCGACCGATCGGGCAACGCCGTCACGCCGCCGCGGCATCGACGGCCGCGGCGCGAACGCGCGCCCCCGTGGACAGTGCTCTCCCTCGCCGAATTGTCGATTCTGCGGATCTGA
- a CDS encoding DUF305 domain-containing protein, giving the protein MFISRTRITIAVAAVSTVTALFAAGCGSDDSNGMPGMDHSGSSPSASSSAPVARTDFNDADVTFLQMMYPHHAQAVEMAKLVPSRSQNPRLQALATAVEQAQAPEMQQMTALLQSFGKSAPSAGGHGGHNMPGIMTPEQMSALQAASGPDFDRQWLTMMIEHHAGAITMAETELADGSNAEAKALARSIIDAQRTEIDMMRGMLGQS; this is encoded by the coding sequence ATGTTCATCAGCCGTACCCGGATCACGATCGCCGTCGCCGCGGTCAGCACCGTCACCGCGCTGTTCGCCGCTGGCTGCGGCAGCGACGACTCGAACGGCATGCCCGGCATGGACCACAGCGGTTCGAGCCCGTCCGCGTCGTCGAGCGCCCCCGTGGCCCGCACCGATTTCAACGATGCCGATGTCACCTTCCTGCAGATGATGTATCCGCATCACGCACAGGCGGTGGAGATGGCGAAGCTGGTGCCGAGCCGCAGCCAGAATCCGCGGTTGCAGGCCCTCGCCACCGCCGTCGAGCAGGCGCAGGCGCCGGAGATGCAGCAGATGACGGCGCTGTTGCAGAGCTTCGGCAAGTCCGCGCCGAGCGCCGGCGGACACGGCGGACACAACATGCCGGGCATCATGACCCCCGAGCAGATGAGCGCCCTGCAGGCCGCGTCCGGCCCGGATTTCGATCGGCAGTGGCTGACCATGATGATCGAACATCACGCAGGTGCTATCACCATGGCCGAGACCGAACTCGCCGACGGCAGCAACGCCGAGGCCAAGGCGTTGGCCCGCAGCATCATCGACGCCCAGCGCACGGAGATCGACATGATGCGGGGCATGCTCGGCCAGAGCTGA
- a CDS encoding FAD-dependent monooxygenase, producing MTETRVPVLIVGAGSVGLFAAVFLARHGVAAMAVEQASGPSVHPRATGIGPRTMELLRQAGLADAVDALAVDMSAGSLGKISGPTLAAVDLAALPDAPPTRTGWGSPRISPALIRGICAQDRLDTVLAPAAAELGATLRYSTRVASVEQDDSGVTARLDDGTTVRSEYLIAADGARSGIRDALGIGTTGPGALGNPNMSILFRADLGRYTGGRHFTTCDITGPVRGMFVTVDGAKDWIFHTDYQPEQGESREGFTEEHCRTLVRAAVGDPLLDVEIRSRLPWRVRGLLADEFQAGRVFLVGDAAHAVPPQGAFGLNTGAADAHNLAWKLAAVLRGQAGPGLLRTYSTERRAVAAGTLTQALLRVEHPRLHWDTSPGGAAARAAVGMASAPVVQLGYRYDSTAVLDAAPRLPDTEDVALVLDGTPGSRLPHLWIDAQRSTLDLVDTDFALLTGVDGIAWAQAAEQVAASLGIAVAATAIEAPEWPSLAGIDATGAVLVRPDQVIAWRSPGTVASPAECLAAVLCRILDRSSGTR from the coding sequence ATGACCGAAACACGGGTTCCCGTACTGATCGTGGGAGCGGGGTCGGTCGGCCTGTTCGCGGCGGTCTTCCTCGCGCGGCACGGCGTCGCCGCCATGGCGGTGGAGCAGGCGTCCGGTCCCAGTGTCCACCCGCGGGCGACCGGGATCGGCCCGCGCACCATGGAATTGCTGCGGCAGGCCGGGCTCGCCGATGCCGTCGACGCGCTCGCCGTCGACATGTCCGCGGGCAGTCTCGGCAAGATCTCCGGCCCGACGCTCGCCGCGGTGGATCTGGCCGCCCTGCCGGACGCGCCGCCCACCCGGACCGGCTGGGGCTCGCCGCGCATCAGTCCCGCGCTGATCCGCGGCATCTGCGCGCAGGATCGCCTCGATACCGTGCTGGCGCCCGCCGCGGCGGAACTCGGTGCGACCCTTCGGTATTCGACCCGGGTGGCATCGGTCGAACAGGATGACTCCGGTGTCACCGCCCGGCTCGACGACGGCACGACGGTCCGGTCCGAGTACCTGATCGCGGCCGACGGTGCCCGCAGCGGTATTCGTGATGCCCTCGGTATCGGTACGACCGGCCCAGGGGCGCTGGGCAACCCGAACATGAGCATCCTCTTCCGGGCGGATCTGGGCCGATACACCGGCGGTCGGCACTTCACCACCTGCGATATCACCGGCCCGGTCCGCGGCATGTTCGTCACGGTGGACGGTGCGAAAGACTGGATCTTCCATACCGATTACCAACCGGAACAGGGGGAATCGCGCGAGGGGTTCACCGAGGAACACTGCCGGACCCTGGTGCGCGCCGCCGTCGGTGATCCGCTGCTGGACGTCGAGATCCGCAGCCGGTTGCCTTGGCGGGTAAGGGGTTTGCTCGCGGACGAGTTCCAGGCGGGGCGGGTTTTCCTGGTCGGCGACGCGGCGCACGCGGTGCCGCCACAGGGTGCGTTCGGGCTGAACACCGGTGCTGCCGACGCGCACAACCTCGCGTGGAAGCTGGCGGCGGTGCTGCGTGGGCAGGCCGGGCCGGGCCTGCTGCGCACCTATTCGACCGAACGTCGCGCGGTCGCCGCCGGCACGTTGACGCAGGCGCTGCTGCGCGTGGAACACCCACGCCTGCACTGGGATACGAGTCCCGGTGGCGCGGCAGCGCGGGCCGCGGTCGGTATGGCGTCCGCACCGGTGGTGCAACTCGGGTACCGCTATGACTCGACGGCCGTGCTCGACGCCGCGCCGCGGCTGCCGGACACCGAGGACGTGGCACTGGTGCTGGACGGCACACCGGGTTCGCGGCTCCCGCATCTGTGGATCGATGCGCAACGCTCGACGCTCGATCTCGTCGACACGGATTTCGCGCTGCTCACGGGCGTCGACGGTATCGCGTGGGCGCAGGCGGCGGAGCAGGTCGCGGCGAGTCTGGGAATCGCGGTGGCGGCCACCGCGATCGAAGCGCCGGAGTGGCCGTCCCTGGCGGGCATCGACGCAACAGGGGCGGTGCTGGTTCGTCCCGACCAGGTCATCGCATGGCGGAGCCCGGGAACGGTCGCGAGTCCGGCCGAGTGCCTCGCCGCGGTGCTGTGCCGGATCCTCGACCGGAGCTCCGGGACGCGGTAG
- a CDS encoding TetR/AcrR family transcriptional regulator C-terminal domain-containing protein: MTDSPQSAALVWTKQRRVPSRRAPSVERIVRTAVEIADAEGLDAVSMRRVATALGSGTASLYRYVACRDDLLDLMIDAVHGAAPPPELTGDWRADLRAVAEHTRATLIRHPWLGAELTGRPALGANSLRLHDIALTAAGAFTRDIDLAAAVVDTVQAYVFGAVAHQLAEERARRRTGRTEAEWRQSVAPYLRSVLDSGAYPEFGRRVREAGDPDPAQRFAFGLECVLDGIATRSRNQL; the protein is encoded by the coding sequence ATGACGGACTCGCCACAGTCGGCAGCGCTGGTCTGGACCAAGCAGCGGCGCGTGCCGAGCCGCCGCGCACCCAGCGTGGAACGCATCGTGCGCACCGCGGTCGAGATCGCCGACGCAGAAGGACTCGATGCGGTGTCCATGCGTCGCGTCGCCACCGCACTCGGCTCCGGCACCGCGTCGCTGTACCGCTACGTGGCATGCCGCGACGATCTGCTCGACCTGATGATCGACGCGGTACACGGCGCGGCGCCGCCACCCGAGCTCACCGGAGACTGGCGCGCCGATCTACGCGCCGTGGCCGAACACACGCGCGCGACCTTGATCCGGCATCCGTGGCTCGGGGCCGAACTCACCGGGCGGCCCGCGCTCGGCGCGAATTCGCTACGCCTGCACGACATCGCGCTCACCGCGGCGGGCGCGTTCACCCGCGACATCGACCTCGCCGCCGCCGTCGTCGACACCGTGCAGGCCTACGTCTTCGGCGCCGTGGCGCACCAGCTGGCCGAGGAACGAGCCCGGCGCCGCACCGGTCGCACCGAGGCCGAGTGGCGGCAGTCAGTCGCACCGTACCTGCGCAGCGTGCTCGACAGCGGCGCATATCCCGAGTTCGGCAGGCGGGTTCGCGAGGCAGGCGACCCCGATCCGGCGCAGCGCTTCGCGTTCGGGCTGGAGTGCGTGCTGGACGGGATCGCGACCCGGAGCCGGAATCAGTTGTAG
- a CDS encoding three-helix bundle dimerization domain-containing protein, whose amino-acid sequence MDVPRRYVVVADAVREEQAIRQMTRRLIENFGDTHSPEHIEAVVAAGRKRFEGHPVRQFVPILVERFARRQLTPVPQEQEQAKTRKGVAAYRAAVDTDEVREPWSASRRFVPAVVSAAVAALVVVTVVAVALAVRQPSAPSRVAAPAAPLAVVRGVVGSEKMSLFQDQRVIDVLARHGLRAQVDSAGSRQIATSVDLTGYDFAFPSSEQAAERIQRQRNVSAKYLPFASPLAIATFTPIADLLTKAGVVHPGPVPTFDMGPYLRMVGNNTRWDQLAENTVYPTSKNVLISTTDPRSSNSAAMYLAIAGYVANNNTIVQGRSAEEDILPTVARLFVGQGYTQGSSEGPFETYLATGMGPTPLVWMYEAQFVDAAVRGLLKPRMTMLYPTPTILSRHTLVPFSEPGDRIGRLLATDPELQRLAAEHGFRTGAAEQFAAVAADHHVPVVPDLADVITTPTFDTLERLLDGVGKSYN is encoded by the coding sequence ATGGACGTGCCGAGGAGATACGTGGTGGTTGCCGACGCTGTTCGGGAGGAACAGGCGATCCGTCAGATGACGCGGCGGTTGATCGAAAACTTCGGTGACACACACTCGCCCGAGCACATCGAGGCCGTGGTCGCCGCGGGTCGCAAGCGGTTCGAAGGACATCCGGTGCGCCAGTTCGTGCCCATCCTGGTCGAGCGCTTCGCGCGCAGACAGTTGACGCCCGTCCCGCAGGAGCAGGAGCAGGCCAAGACCCGCAAGGGTGTCGCCGCGTATCGCGCCGCCGTCGATACCGACGAGGTACGCGAACCCTGGTCGGCGAGTAGGCGTTTCGTGCCCGCGGTGGTATCGGCGGCGGTGGCCGCGCTGGTCGTGGTGACCGTCGTCGCGGTGGCGCTGGCGGTGCGGCAACCGAGCGCACCGTCGAGGGTCGCCGCACCGGCGGCCCCGCTCGCCGTGGTGCGCGGTGTGGTCGGTTCGGAGAAGATGTCGCTGTTCCAGGACCAGCGGGTGATCGATGTGCTCGCGCGCCACGGCCTGCGGGCGCAGGTTGATTCGGCGGGCTCGCGCCAGATCGCGACCTCGGTGGACCTGACCGGCTACGACTTCGCCTTTCCGTCCAGCGAGCAGGCGGCCGAGCGAATCCAGCGGCAGCGCAATGTGAGTGCGAAGTACCTGCCGTTCGCCTCGCCGCTGGCGATCGCGACGTTCACGCCGATCGCGGACCTGCTCACCAAAGCCGGTGTGGTGCACCCGGGCCCGGTGCCGACCTTCGACATGGGGCCGTACTTGCGGATGGTCGGCAACAACACGCGCTGGGATCAGCTGGCGGAAAACACGGTCTACCCCACGAGCAAGAACGTGCTGATCTCCACGACCGATCCGCGCAGCTCCAACTCCGCCGCGATGTACCTCGCGATCGCGGGCTACGTCGCCAACAACAACACCATCGTGCAGGGACGCTCCGCCGAGGAAGATATCCTGCCCACGGTGGCAAGGCTTTTCGTCGGCCAGGGGTACACCCAGGGCAGTAGCGAGGGACCGTTCGAGACCTATCTGGCAACCGGGATGGGGCCGACGCCGCTGGTCTGGATGTACGAGGCGCAGTTCGTCGACGCCGCGGTGCGCGGGTTGCTGAAGCCGCGGATGACGATGCTGTACCCGACGCCGACCATCCTGTCGCGGCACACGCTGGTGCCGTTCAGCGAGCCGGGCGATCGGATCGGCCGACTGCTCGCCACCGACCCCGAATTGCAGCGGCTGGCCGCCGAACACGGCTTCCGCACCGGTGCCGCCGAACAGTTCGCCGCGGTGGCCGCCGATCATCACGTGCCGGTCGTGCCCGACCTCGCCGATGTGATCACCACACCCACCTTCGACACCCTGGAGCGCCTGCTCGACGGAGTCGGCAAGTCCTACAACTGA
- a CDS encoding SDR family oxidoreductase, which translates to MGRTAVVTGASSGIGKATAAALVARGYRVIGTSRKPEGIEADARVPGVEYRALDLTDSASIETFVAELGEIDVLVNNAGESQAGPLAELPSDAIERLFRLNVLGPVALTQAVLPGMRARRYGRVVMVGSMIASFPMPYRSSYGATKAALKGFAVAARFEESPFGVWITTVEPGQINTGLRERRTKYLDEGSPHTADFTSFIAKLDAAQGKGITAAKVADTIVLAIEADRPRPLYAVGSNAPVMFAVRRLLPRTVLERLIARAHGLSR; encoded by the coding sequence ATGGGTCGGACCGCAGTGGTCACCGGCGCTTCGTCCGGAATCGGGAAGGCGACGGCCGCCGCGCTGGTCGCGCGGGGCTATCGGGTGATCGGCACCAGCCGCAAACCGGAGGGGATCGAGGCCGACGCACGGGTGCCCGGCGTCGAGTATCGCGCGCTCGACCTGACCGACAGCGCCTCCATCGAGACGTTCGTCGCGGAGCTCGGTGAGATCGACGTGCTCGTCAACAACGCGGGCGAGAGCCAGGCGGGCCCGCTGGCCGAGCTGCCGTCCGACGCCATCGAGCGGCTGTTCCGGCTGAACGTGCTGGGGCCGGTCGCGCTCACCCAGGCCGTGCTGCCCGGCATGCGCGCGCGCCGCTACGGCCGGGTGGTGATGGTCGGTTCGATGATCGCCAGCTTCCCGATGCCCTACCGCTCCTCATACGGCGCGACCAAAGCGGCGTTGAAGGGTTTCGCGGTGGCGGCGCGGTTCGAGGAGTCCCCGTTCGGCGTGTGGATCACCACCGTCGAGCCGGGACAGATCAACACCGGGCTGCGCGAGCGCCGCACCAAATACCTCGACGAGGGCTCGCCGCACACCGCCGACTTCACCAGCTTCATCGCGAAACTCGATGCGGCGCAGGGGAAAGGGATCACTGCGGCGAAGGTGGCCGACACCATCGTGCTGGCGATCGAGGCCGACCGCCCGCGACCGCTCTATGCCGTGGGCAGCAACGCGCCCGTCATGTTCGCGGTGCGACGGCTGCTGCCGCGCACCGTGCTGGAGCGACTGATCGCCCGCGCGCACGGCCTGTCCCGCTAG
- a CDS encoding Dps family protein, which produces MTQPITSTLDPEQQKITGETLRATVVDLIDLSLIAKQAHWNVVGRNFRSVHLALDELVTAAREFTDAAAERATAIGVSPDGRAETVAKESGAAGFPDGWQQDTEVINQVVANLAAVITRLRERIEATEKADPVTQDLFIGFAARLEQLHWMWQAQLAV; this is translated from the coding sequence ATGACTCAGCCCATCACCAGCACCCTCGACCCGGAACAGCAGAAGATCACGGGGGAGACGCTGCGCGCCACGGTGGTCGACCTGATCGACCTGTCCCTGATCGCGAAGCAGGCGCACTGGAACGTGGTCGGGCGGAACTTCCGGTCGGTGCACCTGGCGCTGGACGAATTGGTGACGGCGGCGCGGGAGTTCACCGACGCGGCGGCCGAGCGGGCCACCGCGATCGGCGTCAGCCCGGACGGTCGGGCCGAGACTGTCGCCAAGGAGTCGGGCGCCGCGGGCTTCCCGGACGGCTGGCAACAGGACACCGAGGTCATCAACCAGGTCGTCGCCAATCTCGCGGCGGTGATCACCCGGCTGCGGGAGCGGATCGAGGCGACCGAGAAGGCCGACCCGGTGACCCAGGACCTGTTCATCGGCTTCGCCGCCCGGCTCGAGCAGCTGCATTGGATGTGGCAGGCGCAGCTGGCGGTCTGA
- a CDS encoding LysR substrate-binding domain-containing protein: protein MRLPPGTPELDVLDLLVSVAELGSLGAAARQHGISQPAASMRVSALERRLRLQLLDRGPTGSELTEAGRSVVAHARLVLEAARSFNAGVAALHAAEVPRLRVAASKTIADHRIPQWLNALRVSCPDVAVSLEVDNTRHVEALVRDGVADIGFVEGPHPPPGLGSRVLGADELVVVVGQSHPWARRRKPVTLRELATTPLLWREQGSGTRDTVWEILGAECQPARPAAELGSAVAICAAARSAVAPAVLSRLIAAGDLASGALVEVCLAGPVVLSRKFRAIWRKQTPPAGAAGILAEHAARLEAHGARHW from the coding sequence ATGAGGCTACCGCCGGGGACACCTGAATTGGACGTGCTCGATCTGCTGGTGTCCGTGGCCGAATTGGGCAGTCTCGGTGCCGCTGCTCGTCAGCACGGCATCAGTCAGCCCGCGGCGAGCATGCGGGTGAGCGCCCTCGAGCGGCGGTTGCGGTTGCAACTGCTCGATCGGGGACCTACCGGGTCGGAACTGACCGAGGCCGGGCGTTCGGTGGTGGCGCACGCCCGGCTGGTGCTGGAGGCGGCGCGGTCGTTCAACGCCGGGGTGGCGGCGCTGCACGCGGCGGAGGTGCCCCGGCTGCGCGTCGCCGCGTCGAAGACTATCGCGGATCATCGGATTCCGCAGTGGCTCAACGCTTTGCGTGTCAGTTGTCCGGATGTGGCGGTGTCGCTGGAGGTGGACAACACCCGCCACGTCGAGGCGCTGGTCCGCGACGGAGTGGCCGACATCGGCTTCGTGGAGGGGCCGCACCCGCCGCCGGGCCTCGGCAGCCGGGTGCTCGGCGCGGACGAGCTGGTGGTGGTCGTCGGGCAGTCGCACCCGTGGGCACGCCGCCGCAAGCCGGTCACGCTGCGCGAGCTGGCGACGACGCCGCTGCTGTGGCGCGAGCAGGGCTCAGGGACCAGGGACACGGTGTGGGAGATTCTCGGGGCCGAGTGCCAGCCCGCGCGGCCCGCGGCCGAACTCGGGTCGGCGGTCGCGATCTGCGCCGCCGCGCGCTCGGCCGTCGCGCCCGCGGTGCTGAGCCGGTTGATCGCGGCGGGCGATCTGGCCAGCGGGGCGCTGGTAGAGGTGTGCCTGGCCGGGCCGGTGGTGCTGAGCAGGAAGTTCCGGGCGATCTGGCGCAAGCAGACGCCACCGGCGGGCGCGGCCGGGATCCTGGCCGAGCACGCCGCGCGCCTGGAGGCGCATGGCGCGCGTCACTGGTGA